In a genomic window of Gouania willdenowi chromosome 11, fGouWil2.1, whole genome shotgun sequence:
- the topaz1 gene encoding protein TOPAZ1 isoform X3 gives MEAPTLSDMAHCCDVVTDVAVNPNRFAESSGCSQQVDKYPTVTLCDVAKCCNLCIHKCGYMLPNCLKTNVVQCLQRNMRTSFQFLPGCYRQRESESSQRTLVENSQGTEGPDSTTFHLHKNSSKEDPSAGCSHFLPVNDGKRNKSTTASLDTHAEGDCVSKLDLICSKSHRALNLKDSVRYEGTVDVHSITKKTTDGIYDSTNRCGGEMSLVYGNADTEDQESLTCQRVREYFWKIKDSCARRDMIWPFERRSPTSNPLEAPSDSSIVSIKPLRGHDDVLVKANETNSYSPNNKNKCLHPKAPKMTQEEDNGHSIGMIKESDKMEVASKEVGTSFTLDDISTASIHDGVSEPDGILSSSFQVNGPMGLYSTPSPSALDLGYWESSATHSQSNSSCRSPIPSPVLLLSSQGLGLEASQNIRQESQVSLCCSLSSAPQNSSESPGSFHSIIIFPADDPNSDEEQFEDRNAPKLEPIYCTKPSVHVKGICCTKKSSLLCRTSEEHLEDYFLKFRLPPLLSPVNSPKRIFIRRSFACQSSSSSDEESNEEVKSGQNRLVQSRPVPQRVTDGDRSSQSHDAEPDLEVPQGVLTAFKSPSRVLQSPTSCKGDSYTGDNRQCEEGTASEEDAIRSVGADSDPVNLKTSLPLGGLTDNSSSSSNKDAEEAFSDCGLPHSATDESSDSETAKSNGDGTQAQAAESPQPSNFDEIMAYEHDVLLISVTKDDPELFDNIPNQSLLNLGPLRVSNGPKPAAEVDSRCVSFKANYHLDSPENKEMDDDVDRPWRPQSCYSSIKKEHNKCLTSVNPNHNMQMCSDSNNNFLGGIERSRHLQSVSSTYNPPALMSLESSSAGLWTKKSANKVNLRLQKLNAYCRHYFSEKQTCELKMCRFQHLPMNGDEKFCIETVGRFLKNPICLHKAEAVYTGYYRNNAPGAYFSKPWFLALLWTLLKAGMVAEVFSVLSVHLAHKIVPSHDFLLALFCHVRKKGLVSFGLELLQLTLKMVNADLDLSLDCLDCMKTVPTFKQIFPSDSIVSPLSVAGNHKLMSSAAFQEHLSLANSLVEMELSIKQEDWTHMGEIFSSIRWFNHHPNQLEHISGRITIALLADGKDKQAVPFAAFAEAACQKESEDSLIRKFAGRIGVSLLLRYHKTSQWAKGRKVVELLSFYKVSYSTMKSLFGNEDVVSRCSLITVATEFFLQSGSVEAALNILRENNWFLSSCLWPCEPVDLENRTNILMNLLEKTSLRDSLEVLSNLPGIKESNDFVDTSRYCSLFNAHLQMCVERQILPVAADTVAFMICKKLPVKYTLLQVLLHKLGKQNIWLRAREIFRDSLREGYYSGVSAPPGLSTLNVPCWLCEVELALTFEMFITVNARTIMNPSETPTAQLSITLKRTQSDESKYLASGSHLLAAAGILQPKIIIHYTAVNSSQEQTFIVELASAQRWLSHNHSRATELWTR, from the exons ATGGAAGCCCCTACGCTATCAGATATGGCGCATTGTTGTGACGTTGTTACAG ATGTTGCTGTGAACCCAAATAGATTTGCAGAGTCCAGTGGGTGTAGCCAACAAGTGGACAAGTATCCGACGGTGACGCTTTGTGATGTAGCCAAATGCTGCAACCTGTGCATTCACAAATGTGGTTACATGTTACCAAATTGTCTAAAAACTAATGTGGTCCAGTGCCTCCAACGAAACATGAGAACTAGTTTTCAGTTTTTACCTGGTTGTTATAGGCAGCGTGAAAGTGAAAGCAGTCAAAGAACTCTTGTTGAAAATAGCCAAGGTACTGAAGGTCCAGATTCAACCACTTTTCATTTACACAAGAATAGCAGTAAGGAAGACCCGTCTGCTGGCTGTTCTCATTTTTTACCCGTCAATGATGGAAAGAGAAACAAAAGTACAACTGCCTCATTGGACACACATGCTGAGGGTGATTGTGTATCAAAATTAGACTTAATATGTTCAAAGAGTCATAGAGCCCTAAACCTCAAGGACAGTGTCAGGTATGAAGGTACAGTTGATGTACATAGTATCACCAAGAAAACTACTGATGGGATATATGACTCTACCAATCGCTGTGGTGGTGAAATGTCATTAGTGTATGGTAACGCGGACACAGAGGATCAAGAATCACTTACTTGCCAGAGGGTGAGAGAATACTTTTGGAAAATCAAAGATTCTTGTGCTCGCAGAGACATGATTTGGCCTTTTGAGAGGAGAAGCCCAACCTCAAATCCTCTGGAAGCTCCATCGGACTCATCAATTGTTTCCATCAAACCATTGAGAGGACACGACGATGTCTTAGTAAAAGCCAATGAAACTAACTCTTATTCAcccaataataaaaacaagtgcCTACACCCAAAGGCACCTAAAATGACACAAGAAGAAGATAATGGACATAGCATTGGCATGATCAAAGAGTCGGATAAAATGGAGGTGGCATCAAAAGAAGTAGGAACCAGTTTTACCTTGGATGATATTTCTACTGCATCGATTCATGACGGAGTATCTGAACCTGATGGAATCTTATCCTCATCTTTTCAAGTTAATGGACCAATGGGGCTGTATTCTACCCCCTCCCCATCTGCACTTGACCTCGGTTACTGGGAAAGTAGTGCTACTCACTCACAAAGCAACTCAAGCTGCCGTTCTCCCATTCCGTCCCCAGTCCTGCTCTTGTCATCTCAGGGTCTTGGGTTAGAAGCTTCACAGAATATACGCCAAGAAAGTCAAGTGTCGCTGTGCTGCTCATTGTCATCTGCTCCTCAAAACTCCTCTGAATCCCCAGGATcatttcattccatcattattttTCCTGCAGATGATCCCAATAGTGATGAGGAACAGTTTGAGGACAGAAACGCACCAAAACTTGAGCCAATTTATTGTACAAAACCCAGTGTACACGTTAAAGGCATTTGTTGCACTAAAAAAAGTTCCTTATTGTGCAGAACATCCGAAGAACATTTGGAGGATTATTTCCTTAAATTTAGGCTTCCACCATTGCTTTCTCCTGTCAACTCACCAAAAAGAATCTTCATCAGAAGAAGCTTTGCATGTCAGAGCTCAAGCTCTTCAGATGAAGAAAGCAATGAAGAAGTTAAATCAGGCCAGAACAGGTTGGTGCAGTCCCGTCCTGTGCCACAAAGAGTCACTGATGGTGATAGAAGCTCTCAGTCTCATGATGCAGAACCTGATTTGGAAGTACCACAAGGGGTTTTAACAGCTTTCAAAAGTCCTTCAAGGGTGCTTCAATCTCCTACCAGCTGTAAAGGAGATTCATACACTGGTGACAACAGGCAATGTGAAGAAGGAACTGCTAGTGAAGAGGATGCCATTAGAAGCGTGGGGGCTGATTCAGACCCCGTGAATCTAAAGACAAGTCTTCCATTAGGTGGTCTAACGGACAACTCCTCCTCCAGCAGTAATAAAGATGCAGAAGAAGCCTTCAGTGATTGTGGATTGCCACATTCAGCCACAGACGAGAGCTCCGACTCTGAAACAGCCAAAAGCAATGGAGATGGAACCCAAGCCCAAGCTGCTGAGAGTCCCCAGCCAAGCAACTTTGATGAGATTATGGCTTATGAGCATGATGTCCTGCTTATCAGTGTGACCAAGGATGATCCCGAGCTGTTTGACAACATACCAAATCAAAGTTTGCTGAATCTGGGACCTCTTAGAGTCTCTAATGGCCCCAAACCAGCAGCTGAGGTAGATTCAAG aTGTGTATCATTTAAGGCAAATTATCACCTTGACAGTccagaaaacaaagaaatgg ATGACGATGTTGACAGACCATGGAGACCCCAGTCTTGCTACAGCTCCATCAAAAAGGAACACAACAAATGTCTTACCTCAGTCAATCCAAACCATAACATG CAGATGTGCTCCGATTCCAACAACAATTTCCTGGGTGGCATTGAAAG GAGTCGACACTTGCAGTCAGTGAGCTCCACTTATAATCCCCCTGCACTTATGTCCCTCGAAAGTT CTAGTGCAGGTCTGTGGACCAAAAAATCAGCCAACAAAGTCAATTTGAGGCTTCAAAAGTTAAATGCC TACTGCAGGCATTACTTCAGTGAAAAGCAGACCTGTGAGTTAAAAATGTGTCGCTTCCAACATCTGCCTATGAACGGTGATGAGAAG TTCTGTATTGAAACCGTGGGGAGGTTCTTAAAAAATCCAATATGCCTCCATAAAGCCG AAGCTGTGTATACAGGATACTACAGAAACAATGCACCGGGAGCGTATTTCAGCAAGCCGTGGTTCCTGGCCCTCCTCTGGACTCTGCTTAAAGCTGGCATGGTTGCAGAAGTCTTCTCGGTCCTCAGCGTACACCTGGCTCACAAGATAGTG CCCAGCCATGACTTCTTGCTCGCCCTCTTTTGCCACGTGAGAAAAAAGGGCCTCGTCAGCTTTGGGCTAGAACTACTGCAGCTCACATTAAAG ATGGTGAACGCTGATCTGGACCTGAGTTTGGACTGCCTTGACTGCATGAAGACCGTTCCAACGTTTAAGCAGATTTTTCCTTCAGACTCGATAGTTTCACCGCTTTCAGTTGCTGGTAACCACAA GTTGATGAGCAGTGCAGCCTTTCAAGAGCACCTGAGTTTAGCGAACTCCCTGGTGGAAATGGAG ttgtCCATCAAGCAAGAGGACTGGACACACATGGGGGAGATCTTCAGTTCAATCCGCTGGTTCAACCATCACCCAAACCAACTGGAACACATCAGCGGTCGCATTACCATCGCACTACTGGCCGACGGCAAAGACAAGCAGGCTGTGCCTTTCGCTGCCTTCGCTGAAGCAG CATGTCAGAAAGAAAGTGAGGATAGTCTGATCAGAAAATTTGCAGGTCGAATCGGAGTCTCTCTGCTTTTGCGATACCACAAAACAAGTCAATGGGCAAAG GGTCGTAAGGTGGTTGAGTTACTGTCATTTTACAAAGTCAGCTACTCAACAATGAAGAGTTTGTTTGGTAACGAAGACGTGGTGTCGCGCTGCAGCTTGATCACAGTGGCCACGGAGTTCTTCCTCCAGAGTGGGAGTGTGGAGGCAGCGCTGAACATCCTCAGAG AAAATAACTGGTTCCTGAGTTCGTGCCTGTGGCCATGTGAGCCTGTTGATCTGGAGAACAGGACTAATATCCTGATGAATCTGTTGGAGAAAACCTCCCTCAGAGATTCGTTAGAGGTGCTCTCCAATCTACCTGGAATTAAGGAGTCAAACG ACTTTGTAGATACCTCCAGGTACTGTTCCCTGTTTAACGCTCACCTACAAATGTGTGTGGAGAGGCAGATTCTTCCTGTCGCTGCAGATACCGTCGCCTTCATGATTTGTAAAAAACTTCCTGTCAAATACACACTGCTGCAGGTGTTATTACACAAGTTGGGCAAGCAGAACATCTGGCTGAGGGCGCGTGAAATCTTCAGAG ATTCTCTGCGTGAGGGCTACTACTCTGGGGTGTCTGCCCCCCCAGGACTTTCAACGCTGAATGTCCCCTGTTGGCTTTGTGAGGTAGAACTTGCACTCACATTTGAGATGTTCATCACCGTCAATGCTCGCACCATAATGAATCCTTCAGAGACGCCCACTGCTCAGCTCAGCATTACTCTCAAAAG GACTCAGAGCGATGAGAGCAAGTACCTCGCCTCTGGCAGCCATCTTCTCGCTGCCGCAGGTATCCTGCAGCCTAAAATCATAATCCACTACACAGCAGTAAACTCTTCCCAGGAGCAAACGTTCATAGTGGAGCTGGCCTCCGCTCAACGGTGGCTCAGCCACAACCACTCACGGGCAACAGAGTTGTGGACGCGCTGA
- the topaz1 gene encoding protein TOPAZ1 isoform X4, whose product MLPSSSRVKLNRAALKDTGPYVRKAPKSLTDINPEESLPSGLFAGKNHPGPVRRGRPTKKRLSSMTRGRGDYGSVGPQRETNKARTRCVKQRADVAVNPNRFAESSGCSQQVDNVRYEGTVDVHSITKKTTDGIYDSTNRCGGEMSLVYGNADTEDQESLTCQRVREYFWKIKDSCARRDMIWPFERRSPTSNPLEAPSDSSIVSIKPLRGHDDVLVKANETNSYSPNNKNKCLHPKAPKMTQEEDNGHSIGMIKESDKMEVASKEVGTSFTLDDISTASIHDGVSEPDGILSSSFQVNGPMGLYSTPSPSALDLGYWESSATHSQSNSSCRSPIPSPVLLLSSQGLGLEASQNIRQESQVSLCCSLSSAPQNSSESPGSFHSIIIFPADDPNSDEEQFEDRNAPKLEPIYCTKPSVHVKGICCTKKSSLLCRTSEEHLEDYFLKFRLPPLLSPVNSPKRIFIRRSFACQSSSSSDEESNEEVKSGQNRLVQSRPVPQRVTDGDRSSQSHDAEPDLEVPQGVLTAFKSPSRVLQSPTSCKGDSYTGDNRQCEEGTASEEDAIRSVGADSDPVNLKTSLPLGGLTDNSSSSSNKDAEEAFSDCGLPHSATDESSDSETAKSNGDGTQAQAAESPQPSNFDEIMAYEHDVLLISVTKDDPELFDNIPNQSLLNLGPLRVSNGPKPAAEVDSRCVSFKANYHLDSPENKEMDDDVDRPWRPQSCYSSIKKEHNKCLTSVNPNHNMQMCSDSNNNFLGGIERSRHLQSVSSTYNPPALMSLESSSAGLWTKKSANKVNLRLQKLNAYCRHYFSEKQTCELKMCRFQHLPMNGDEKFCIETVGRFLKNPICLHKAEAVYTGYYRNNAPGAYFSKPWFLALLWTLLKAGMVAEVFSVLSVHLAHKIVPSHDFLLALFCHVRKKGLVSFGLELLQLTLKMVNADLDLSLDCLDCMKTVPTFKQIFPSDSIVSPLSVAGNHKLMSSAAFQEHLSLANSLVEMELSIKQEDWTHMGEIFSSIRWFNHHPNQLEHISGRITIALLADGKDKQAVPFAAFAEAACQKESEDSLIRKFAGRIGVSLLLRYHKTSQWAKGRKVVELLSFYKVSYSTMKSLFGNEDVVSRCSLITVATEFFLQSGSVEAALNILRENNWFLSSCLWPCEPVDLENRTNILMNLLEKTSLRDSLEVLSNLPGIKESNDFVDTSRYCSLFNAHLQMCVERQILPVAADTVAFMICKKLPVKYTLLQVLLHKLGKQNIWLRAREIFRDSLREGYYSGVSAPPGLSTLNVPCWLCEVELALTFEMFITVNARTIMNPSETPTAQLSITLKRTQSDESKYLASGSHLLAAAGILQPKIIIHYTAVNSSQEQTFIVELASAQRWLSHNHSRATELWTR is encoded by the exons ATGTTGCCGTCCTCTAGCAGGGTCAAACTCAACCGGGCAGCGTTAAAAGACACCGGGCCCTATGTGAGAAAAGCCCCGAAGTCCCTGACTGACATTAACCCGGAGGAAAGTCTCCCCTCGGGGCTGTTTGCTGGCAAAAACCACCCTGGACCCGTCCGAAGAGGGCGGCCAACTAAAAAGCGGCTTAGCAGTATGACGAGGGGACGGGGGGATTACGGCAGCGTGGGACCGCAGAGGGAAACGAACAAGGCCAGGACACGATGTGTGAAGCAGCGGGCAG ATGTTGCTGTGAACCCAAATAGATTTGCAGAGTCCAGTGGGTGTAGCCAACAAGTGGACAA TGTCAGGTATGAAGGTACAGTTGATGTACATAGTATCACCAAGAAAACTACTGATGGGATATATGACTCTACCAATCGCTGTGGTGGTGAAATGTCATTAGTGTATGGTAACGCGGACACAGAGGATCAAGAATCACTTACTTGCCAGAGGGTGAGAGAATACTTTTGGAAAATCAAAGATTCTTGTGCTCGCAGAGACATGATTTGGCCTTTTGAGAGGAGAAGCCCAACCTCAAATCCTCTGGAAGCTCCATCGGACTCATCAATTGTTTCCATCAAACCATTGAGAGGACACGACGATGTCTTAGTAAAAGCCAATGAAACTAACTCTTATTCAcccaataataaaaacaagtgcCTACACCCAAAGGCACCTAAAATGACACAAGAAGAAGATAATGGACATAGCATTGGCATGATCAAAGAGTCGGATAAAATGGAGGTGGCATCAAAAGAAGTAGGAACCAGTTTTACCTTGGATGATATTTCTACTGCATCGATTCATGACGGAGTATCTGAACCTGATGGAATCTTATCCTCATCTTTTCAAGTTAATGGACCAATGGGGCTGTATTCTACCCCCTCCCCATCTGCACTTGACCTCGGTTACTGGGAAAGTAGTGCTACTCACTCACAAAGCAACTCAAGCTGCCGTTCTCCCATTCCGTCCCCAGTCCTGCTCTTGTCATCTCAGGGTCTTGGGTTAGAAGCTTCACAGAATATACGCCAAGAAAGTCAAGTGTCGCTGTGCTGCTCATTGTCATCTGCTCCTCAAAACTCCTCTGAATCCCCAGGATcatttcattccatcattattttTCCTGCAGATGATCCCAATAGTGATGAGGAACAGTTTGAGGACAGAAACGCACCAAAACTTGAGCCAATTTATTGTACAAAACCCAGTGTACACGTTAAAGGCATTTGTTGCACTAAAAAAAGTTCCTTATTGTGCAGAACATCCGAAGAACATTTGGAGGATTATTTCCTTAAATTTAGGCTTCCACCATTGCTTTCTCCTGTCAACTCACCAAAAAGAATCTTCATCAGAAGAAGCTTTGCATGTCAGAGCTCAAGCTCTTCAGATGAAGAAAGCAATGAAGAAGTTAAATCAGGCCAGAACAGGTTGGTGCAGTCCCGTCCTGTGCCACAAAGAGTCACTGATGGTGATAGAAGCTCTCAGTCTCATGATGCAGAACCTGATTTGGAAGTACCACAAGGGGTTTTAACAGCTTTCAAAAGTCCTTCAAGGGTGCTTCAATCTCCTACCAGCTGTAAAGGAGATTCATACACTGGTGACAACAGGCAATGTGAAGAAGGAACTGCTAGTGAAGAGGATGCCATTAGAAGCGTGGGGGCTGATTCAGACCCCGTGAATCTAAAGACAAGTCTTCCATTAGGTGGTCTAACGGACAACTCCTCCTCCAGCAGTAATAAAGATGCAGAAGAAGCCTTCAGTGATTGTGGATTGCCACATTCAGCCACAGACGAGAGCTCCGACTCTGAAACAGCCAAAAGCAATGGAGATGGAACCCAAGCCCAAGCTGCTGAGAGTCCCCAGCCAAGCAACTTTGATGAGATTATGGCTTATGAGCATGATGTCCTGCTTATCAGTGTGACCAAGGATGATCCCGAGCTGTTTGACAACATACCAAATCAAAGTTTGCTGAATCTGGGACCTCTTAGAGTCTCTAATGGCCCCAAACCAGCAGCTGAGGTAGATTCAAG aTGTGTATCATTTAAGGCAAATTATCACCTTGACAGTccagaaaacaaagaaatgg ATGACGATGTTGACAGACCATGGAGACCCCAGTCTTGCTACAGCTCCATCAAAAAGGAACACAACAAATGTCTTACCTCAGTCAATCCAAACCATAACATG CAGATGTGCTCCGATTCCAACAACAATTTCCTGGGTGGCATTGAAAG GAGTCGACACTTGCAGTCAGTGAGCTCCACTTATAATCCCCCTGCACTTATGTCCCTCGAAAGTT CTAGTGCAGGTCTGTGGACCAAAAAATCAGCCAACAAAGTCAATTTGAGGCTTCAAAAGTTAAATGCC TACTGCAGGCATTACTTCAGTGAAAAGCAGACCTGTGAGTTAAAAATGTGTCGCTTCCAACATCTGCCTATGAACGGTGATGAGAAG TTCTGTATTGAAACCGTGGGGAGGTTCTTAAAAAATCCAATATGCCTCCATAAAGCCG AAGCTGTGTATACAGGATACTACAGAAACAATGCACCGGGAGCGTATTTCAGCAAGCCGTGGTTCCTGGCCCTCCTCTGGACTCTGCTTAAAGCTGGCATGGTTGCAGAAGTCTTCTCGGTCCTCAGCGTACACCTGGCTCACAAGATAGTG CCCAGCCATGACTTCTTGCTCGCCCTCTTTTGCCACGTGAGAAAAAAGGGCCTCGTCAGCTTTGGGCTAGAACTACTGCAGCTCACATTAAAG ATGGTGAACGCTGATCTGGACCTGAGTTTGGACTGCCTTGACTGCATGAAGACCGTTCCAACGTTTAAGCAGATTTTTCCTTCAGACTCGATAGTTTCACCGCTTTCAGTTGCTGGTAACCACAA GTTGATGAGCAGTGCAGCCTTTCAAGAGCACCTGAGTTTAGCGAACTCCCTGGTGGAAATGGAG ttgtCCATCAAGCAAGAGGACTGGACACACATGGGGGAGATCTTCAGTTCAATCCGCTGGTTCAACCATCACCCAAACCAACTGGAACACATCAGCGGTCGCATTACCATCGCACTACTGGCCGACGGCAAAGACAAGCAGGCTGTGCCTTTCGCTGCCTTCGCTGAAGCAG CATGTCAGAAAGAAAGTGAGGATAGTCTGATCAGAAAATTTGCAGGTCGAATCGGAGTCTCTCTGCTTTTGCGATACCACAAAACAAGTCAATGGGCAAAG GGTCGTAAGGTGGTTGAGTTACTGTCATTTTACAAAGTCAGCTACTCAACAATGAAGAGTTTGTTTGGTAACGAAGACGTGGTGTCGCGCTGCAGCTTGATCACAGTGGCCACGGAGTTCTTCCTCCAGAGTGGGAGTGTGGAGGCAGCGCTGAACATCCTCAGAG AAAATAACTGGTTCCTGAGTTCGTGCCTGTGGCCATGTGAGCCTGTTGATCTGGAGAACAGGACTAATATCCTGATGAATCTGTTGGAGAAAACCTCCCTCAGAGATTCGTTAGAGGTGCTCTCCAATCTACCTGGAATTAAGGAGTCAAACG ACTTTGTAGATACCTCCAGGTACTGTTCCCTGTTTAACGCTCACCTACAAATGTGTGTGGAGAGGCAGATTCTTCCTGTCGCTGCAGATACCGTCGCCTTCATGATTTGTAAAAAACTTCCTGTCAAATACACACTGCTGCAGGTGTTATTACACAAGTTGGGCAAGCAGAACATCTGGCTGAGGGCGCGTGAAATCTTCAGAG ATTCTCTGCGTGAGGGCTACTACTCTGGGGTGTCTGCCCCCCCAGGACTTTCAACGCTGAATGTCCCCTGTTGGCTTTGTGAGGTAGAACTTGCACTCACATTTGAGATGTTCATCACCGTCAATGCTCGCACCATAATGAATCCTTCAGAGACGCCCACTGCTCAGCTCAGCATTACTCTCAAAAG GACTCAGAGCGATGAGAGCAAGTACCTCGCCTCTGGCAGCCATCTTCTCGCTGCCGCAGGTATCCTGCAGCCTAAAATCATAATCCACTACACAGCAGTAAACTCTTCCCAGGAGCAAACGTTCATAGTGGAGCTGGCCTCCGCTCAACGGTGGCTCAGCCACAACCACTCACGGGCAACAGAGTTGTGGACGCGCTGA